From one Saccharomyces cerevisiae S288C chromosome XVI, complete sequence genomic stretch:
- the GLR1 gene encoding glutathione-disulfide reductase GLR1 (Cytosolic and mitochondrial glutathione oxidoreductase; converts oxidized glutathione to reduced glutathione; cytosolic Glr1p is the main determinant of the glutathione redox state of the mitochondrial intermembrane space; mitochondrial Glr1p has a role in resistance to hyperoxia; also detected in peroxisomes; protein abundance increases in response to DNA replication stress) has protein sequence MLSATKQTFRSLQIRTMSTNTKHYDYLVIGGGSGGVASARRAASYGAKTLLVEAKALGGTCVNVGCVPKKVMWYASDLATRVSHANEYGLYQNLPLDKEHLTFNWPEFKQKRDAYVHRLNGIYQKNLEKEKVDVVFGWARFNKDGNVEVQKRDNTTEVYSANHILVATGGKAIFPENIPGFELGTDSDGFFRLEEQPKKVVVVGAGYIGIELAGVFHGLGSETHLVIRGETVLRKFDECIQNTITDHYVKEGINVHKLSKIVKVEKNVETDKLKIHMNDSKSIDDVDELIWTIGRKSHLGMGSENVGIKLNSHDQIIADEYQNTNVPNIYSLGDVVGKVELTPVAIAAGRKLSNRLFGPEKFRNDKLDYENVPSVIFSHPEAGSIGISEKEAIEKYGKENIKVYNSKFTAMYYAMLSEKSPTRYKIVCAGPNEKVVGLHIVGDSSAEILQGFGVAIKMGATKADFDNCVAIHPTSAEELVTMR, from the coding sequence ATGCTTTCTGCAACCAAACAAACATTTAGAAGTCTACAGATAAGAACTATGTCCACGAACACCAAGCATTACGATTACCTCGTCATCGGGGGTGGCTCAGGGGGTGTTGCTTCCGCAAGAAGAGCTGCATCTTATGGTGCGAAGACATTACTAGTTGAAGCTAAGGCTCTTGGTGGTACCTGTGTTAACGTGGGTTGTGTTCCGAAGAAAGTCATGTGGTATGCTTCTGACCTCGCTACTAGAGTATCCCATGCAAATGAATATGGATTATATCAGAATCTTCCATTAGATAAAGAGCATTTGACTTTTAATTGGCCAGAATTTAAGCAGAAAAGGGATGCTTATGTCCATAGGTTGAACGGTATATACCAGAAGaatttagaaaaagaaaaagtggATGTTGTATTTGGATGGGCTAGATTCAATAAGGACGGTAATGTTGAAGTTCAGAAAAGGGATAATACTACTGAAGTTTACTCCGCTAACCATATTTTAGTTGCGACCGGTGGAAAGGCTATTTTCCCCGAAAACATTCCAGGTTTCGAATTAGGTACTGATTCTGATGGGTTCTTTAGATTGGAAGAACAACCTAAGaaagttgttgttgttggcGCTGGTTATATTGGTATTGAGCTAGCAGGTGTGTTCCATGGGCTGGGATCCGAAACGCACTTGGTAATTAGAGGTGAAACTGTCTTgagaaaatttgatgaatGCATCCAGAACACTATTACTGACCATTACGTAAAGGAAGGCATCAACGTTCATAAACTATCCAAAATTGTTAAGGTGGAGAAAAATGTAGAAACTGACAAACTGAAAATACATATGAATGACTCAAAGTCCATCGATGACGTTGACGAATTAATTTGGACAATTGGACGTAAATCCCATCTAGGTATGGGTTCAGAAAATGTAGGTATAAAGCTGAACTCTCATGACCAAATAATTGCTGATGAATATCAGAACACCAATGTTCCAAACATTTATTCTCTAGGTGACGTTGTTGGAAAAGTTGAATTGACACCTGTCGCTATTGCAGCGGGCAGAAAGCTGTCTAATAGACTGTTTGGTCCAGAGAAATTCCGTAATGACAAACTAGATTACGAGAACGTCCCCAGCGTAATTTTCTCACATCCTGAAGCCGGTTCCATTGGTATTTCTGAGAAGGAAGCCATTGAAAAGTACGGTAAGGAGAATATAAAGGTCTACAATTCCAAATTTACCGCCATGTACTATGCTATGTTGAGTGAGAAATCACCCACAAGATATAAAATTGTTTGTGCGGGACCAAATGAAAAGGTTGTCGGTCTGCACATTGTTGGTGATTCCTCTGCAGAAATCTTGCAAGGGTTCGGTGTTGCTATAAAGATGGGTGCCACTAAGGCTGATTTCGATAATTGTGTTGCTATTCATCCGACTAGCGCAGAAGAATTGGTTACTATGAGATGA
- the RPS6A gene encoding 40S ribosomal protein eS6 RPS6A (Protein component of the small (40S) ribosomal subunit; homologous to mammalian ribosomal protein S6, no bacterial homolog; phosphorylated on S233 by Ypk3p in a TORC1-dependent manner, and on S232 in a TORC1/2-dependent manner by Ypk1/2/3p; RPS6A has a paralog, RPS6B, that arose from the whole genome duplication), with product MKLNISYPVNGSQKTFEIDDEHRIRVFFDKRIGQEVDGEAVGDEFKGYVFKISGGNDKQGFPMKQGVLLPTRIKLLLTKNVSCYRPRRDGERKRKSVRGAIVGPDLAVLALVIVKKGEQELEGLTDTTVPKRLGPKRANNIRKFFGLSKEDDVRDFVIRREVTKGEKTYTKAPKIQRLVTPQRLQRKRHQRALKVRNAQAQREAAAEYAQLLAKRLSERKAEKAEIRKRRASSLKA from the exons ATGAAG TTGAACATTTCTTACCCAGTTAACGGGTCTCAAAAGACCTTcgaaattgatgatgaacaCCGTATTCGTGTTTTCTTCGACAAGAGAATCGGTCAAGAAGTCGATGGTGAAGCCGTTGGTGACGAATTCAAGGGTTACGTCTTCAAGATCTCTGGTGGTAACGACAAACAAGGTTTCCCAATGAAGCAAGGTGTTTTGTTGCCAACTAGAATCAAGTTGTTGTTGACCAAGAACGTTTCTTGTTACAGACCAAGACGTGATGgtgaaagaaagagaaagtcCGTCAGAGGTGCCATTGTTGGTCCAGATTTGGCTGTCTTGGCTTTGGTCATTGTCAAGAAGGGTGAGCAAGAATTGGAAGGTCTAACTGACACTACTGTTCCAAAGAGATTGGGTCCAAAGAGAGCTAACAACATCAGAAAGTTCTTCGGTTTGTCCAAGGAAGATGACGTTCGTGATTTCGTCATCAGAAGAGAAGTCACCAAGGGTGAAAAGACTTACACCAAGGCTCCAAAGATCCAAAGATTGGTTACTCCTCAAAGATTGCAAAGAAAGAGACACCAAAGAGCTTTGAAGGTCAGAAACGCTCAAGCTCAAAGAGAAGCTGCTGCCGAATACGCTCAATTGTTGGCTAAGAGATTGTCTGAAAGAAAGGCTGAGAAGGCTGAAATCAGAAAGAGAAgagcttcttctttgaaggCTTAA
- the RLM1 gene encoding Rlm1p (MADS-box transcription factor; component of the protein kinase C-mediated MAP kinase pathway involved in the maintenance of cell integrity; phosphorylated and activated by the MAP-kinase Slt2p; RLM1 has a paralog, SMP1, that arose from the whole genome duplication), protein MGRRKIEIQRISDDRNRAVTFIKRKAGLFKKAHELSVLCQVDIAVIILGSNNTFYEFSSVDTNDLIYHYQNDKNLLHEVKDPSDYGDFHKSASVNINQDLLRSSMSNKPSKSNVKGMNQSENDDDENNDEDDDDHGNFERNSNMHSNKKASDKNIPSAHMKLLSPTALISKMDGSEQNKRHPENALPPLQHLKRLKPDPLQISRTPQQQQQQNISRPYHSSMYNLNQPSSSSSSPSTMDFPKLPSFQNSSFNGRPPPISISPNKFSKPFTNASSRTPKQEHKINNSGSNNNDNSNYTQSPSNSLEDSIQQTVKARRKLSARPVLRVRIPNNNFSSNSAIPSEPSSASSTSANGNSMGSSQIMKENKTSRSSKISPLSASASGPLTLQKGNNGRMVIKLPNANAPNGSNNGNGSNNNNHPYPFGSGSSPLFSATQPYIATPLQPSNIPGGPFQQNTSFLAQRQTQQYQQMSFKKQSQTVPLTTTLTGRPPSTFSGPETSNGPPTGSLPSKFVHDLMSNSPNVSSISMFPDWSMGPNSAKPGNTNNPGTFPPVQTAVNNGNSSNISSTNNTNNNNNNNNNNSSNNNSNNGNDNNSNNSNNSYYSNNEDAPVNGAAISEHTTDGDSNNQSNSSTYDAAATAYNGNTGLTPYINTAQTPLGTKFFNFSTDISGEKNSSKI, encoded by the coding sequence ATGGGTAGACGGAAGATTGAAATCCAGAGAATTTCTGATGACAGAAATAGGGCTGTCACGTTTATAAAACGTAAAGCTGGCCTTTTTAAGAAGGCCCATGAACTATCCGTTCTTTGTCAAGTAGACATAGCCGTCATTATACTGGGGTCCAATAACACGTTCTATGAGTTTTCCTCTGTGGATACGAATGATTTAATCTATCACTACCAAAATGACAAAAACTTGCTTCACGAAGTGAAAGATCCTTCCGATTATGGAGACTTTCACAAAAGTGCATCCGTTAACATAAATCAAGACCTACTCAGGTCGTCTATGTCAAATAAGCCTTCGAAATCAAATGTTAAAGGAATGAACCAGTcagaaaatgatgatgatgagaaCAATGATGAGGACGACGATGATCATGGCAATTTTGAGAGGAATTCAAATATGCATTCGAATAAAAAAGCCTctgataaaaatataccGAGTGCACACATGAAGTTGTTATCCCCGACCGCACTCATTTCAAAGATGGATGGTAGTGAGCAAAATAAACGTCATCCTGAGAACGCGCTGCCGCCTTTACaacatttgaaaagattgaaaCCGGATCCTTTGCAAATAAGTAGAACTCcgcaacagcaacagcagcaaaaTATATCGAGACCATACCATAGTAGCATGTACAATCTTAACCAGCCTTCATCCAGTTCATCTTCTCCTTCCACGATggattttccaaaattacCAAGCTTTCAAAACTCTTCCTTTAATGGTCGTCCTCCACCCATTTCCATTTCACCGAACAAGTTCAGTAAGCCATTTACAAATGCATCCTCAAGGACCCCTAAACAGGAGCACAAAATTAACAATAGTGGcagcaataataatgacaaCAGCAACTACACTCAGTCACCATCTAATTCTTTGGAAGACTCTATTCAGCAGACTGTCAAAGcaagaaggaaattgtCCGCCAGACCGGTACTTCGTGTGAGAATTCCGAACAACAATTTCAGCAGTAATTCCGCTATTCCAAGTGAACCCTCCTCTGCCTCCTCCACATCGGCCAACGGCAATAGTATGGGCTCTTCGCagataatgaaagaaaacaaaacaagTAGGTCTAGCAAAATTTCTCCACTATCCGCATCTGCCTCAGGCCCCTTAACTCTCCAAAAAGGTAATAATGGCAGAATGGTAATAAAATTGCCAAATGCAAATGCGCCTAACGGTTCTAACAATGGTAATGGCagtaacaataacaatcaCCCTTATCCTTTCGGAAGTGGGTCTTCACCTCTTTTTTCTGCAACACAGCCATACATTGCCACTCCCTTGCAACCATCGAATATTCCTGGCGGACCTTTCCAACAAAATACATCTTTTTTAGCTCAAAGACAAACCCAGCAATACCAACAAATgtctttcaaaaaacaGAGCCAAACAGTACCATTAACTACAACATTAACCGGACGCCCCCCTTCAACTTTTTCCGGCCCTGAAACCAGCAATGGCCCTCCAACTGGTTCACTGCCATCGAAGTTCGTACATGATTTGATGAGTAATTCTCCAAATGTTTCTTCTATATCGATGTTTCCAGACTGGTCAATGGGACCCAACAGTGCCAAGCCGGGAAACACAAACAATCCTGGTACTTTCCCTCCCGTACAGACGGCCGTAAACAACGGCAACTCCAGCAATATCAGCAGCACTAACAACActaacaacaacaacaacaataacaacaacaacagcagcaacaacaacagcaacaacgGCAACGACAATAACAGTAACAATAGCAATAACAGTTACTATAGTAATAATGAAGATGCACCCGTAAATGGAGCTGCTATTTCAGAACATACTACCGATGGTGACTCGAACAATCAGTCCAACTCAAGTACATATGATGCTGCTGCCACCGCATATAATGGAAATACCGGGCTGACTCCATACATAAATACTGCTCAAACACCACTAGGCACTaaattctttaatttttcgaCTGATATTtcaggagaaaaaaattcaagcaaaatataa